The Populus trichocarpa isolate Nisqually-1 chromosome 2, P.trichocarpa_v4.1, whole genome shotgun sequence genome has a window encoding:
- the LOC7471930 gene encoding thioredoxin H1, translating into MAEEGQVIACHTVDVWKEQFEKGKGTQKLIVVDFTASWCPPCKFIAPVFADLAKKFTNVTFLKVDVDELKPVAAEWEVEAMPTFIFLKDGKLVDKIVGADKDGLPALVEKHSVYTA; encoded by the exons ATGGCAGAAGAAGGACAAGTGATTGCCTGCCACACCGTTGATGTCTGGAAAGAGCAATTCGAGAAGGGAAAAGGGACTCAGAAGCTG ATTGTGGTGGATTTTACTGCTTCATGGTGCCCTCCATGTAAATTCATTGCGCCAGTTTTCGCGGATTTGGCCAAGAAGTTCACCAATGTCACCTTCTTGAAGGTGGACGTGGATGAATTGAAG CCTGTTGCTGCGGAGTGGGAAGTGGAGGCGATGCCAACTTTTATTTTCCTGAAAGACGGAAAATTAGTGGACAAAATTGTGGGTGCTGATAAAGATGGCCTCCCAGCATTGGTTGAGAAGCACTCGGTTTATACTGCATAA